CGCATACCATTTCTGGGATTATCATTTGCGTCCTTTTGTATATTATCTTTTTCGCGGGCTCTTTTTCTTTCTTCAAAAAGGAAATCTCGGCATGGCAGAATAATCGCAGCTATCACAATCAGCAAGTTGACCCCAAGCAATATGCTGAATTTTTAGATTCCCTATCAAAGGGCTACAATTTGAAGGGCAGAGATATTATTTTTTATCTACAACAAAATGGGGCAAAAGGGTATGTCAGCTTTAGCGGATCAAAGGATACCATTGTCAACAAAGAGAATTTAGCGGAACTCGCGAAAACCTCGCAAGGAGCTAAGCCAGCAAATGGACGGCGTGGGCGTGGGGGCCAGGGTGACGGAAGATACATCACCCATGATTTCGTACACAACAAAACTGGCGATTATTCGACGAACTATGATATGGGGGAATTTCTATATCGCCTGCATTTCTTAGCACAATTAAATGAAGTACCTATTCGAATCGGCATTGCTCCATTTGGCTACCTGATCGCCGGTATAACTGCGTTCTTATTCTTATTTGCGCTAATCACTGGGTTACTATTGCATTGGGATAAAATAGTGTCTAATTTTTTTACCTTCCGCCCCTTTAATAGATGGAAAACGGTATGGACGGATATGCATACTGCCCTGGGTGTTATCGGTTTTCCTTACCAGTTTATGTTTGCCGTTACTGGTGTAGTATTGATCATAAACACCGTGTTAATCACGCCTTTTGCAAATCGGTTGTACGATGGTGATACGGAGAAATTGTATGAAGATTTAGAAACTACGCAAAATTTCCCTTTGACCTACGCTTATCAAGAATTGAACAAAAATTTTAGTTTGGAAGCTTACTTGAGGCAAGCTAAAGAGAAGTGGCCGCAGAGCACATTTAAACGGATCACCATCAAGAACTATGGGGACTGGAATATGTATGTTGTCGTCGAAGTCGAACCTCATTTTAATAGGAGTTTCGCTGGAGCTGGGGTCCTAGCGGTCCAAGTTGTAAATGATACGATATTGGCAGAGAAATCGCCTTATACCGATGTTTCTTATGTTGATCGCGTACGCAGTATAATCTATCGCTTGCACCTGGCTGACTTTGGCGGATATCCCGTTAAAGTTATTTACTTCGTATTAGGGGCAATGGGCTGTCTAGTTATTATTTCTGGTATTTTGATCTGGTTGGTAGCTCGCGATAAAAATAATGTCATTCCAATTAAAAGAAAGTTTAACTTTTGGACAGCAAATGTGTTTTTGGCGATATGTTTAAGCATGCTGCCTGTAACTGCTATATCGTTTATTGCCATAAAATTGACCTCTACCGTTACGCAGGAGTTTATTTACGCTTTTTATTTCCGGGTCTGGTTAATATGCACGGCTTACTATATTATTCGTAGAAACTTAAATCGCACGAATCGCGAAACCCTGTTTTTGGGAGCTATAACTTCATCGCTTGTGCCGATCGTCAATGGTATAAAAACCGGCAGCTGGCTTT
The DNA window shown above is from Sphingobacterium hotanense and carries:
- a CDS encoding PepSY-associated TM helix domain-containing protein, with amino-acid sequence MNIRNYNIYFNTHTISGIIICVLLYIIFFAGSFSFFKKEISAWQNNRSYHNQQVDPKQYAEFLDSLSKGYNLKGRDIIFYLQQNGAKGYVSFSGSKDTIVNKENLAELAKTSQGAKPANGRRGRGGQGDGRYITHDFVHNKTGDYSTNYDMGEFLYRLHFLAQLNEVPIRIGIAPFGYLIAGITAFLFLFALITGLLLHWDKIVSNFFTFRPFNRWKTVWTDMHTALGVIGFPYQFMFAVTGVVLIINTVLITPFANRLYDGDTEKLYEDLETTQNFPLTYAYQELNKNFSLEAYLRQAKEKWPQSTFKRITIKNYGDWNMYVVVEVEPHFNRSFAGAGVLAVQVVNDTILAEKSPYTDVSYVDRVRSIIYRLHLADFGGYPVKVIYFVLGAMGCLVIISGILIWLVARDKNNVIPIKRKFNFWTANVFLAICLSMLPVTAISFIAIKLTSTVTQEFIYAFYFRVWLICTAYYIIRRNLNRTNRETLFLGAITSSLVPIVNGIKTGSWLWNNFINGKMDLFIIDFLWLVLGVLSSVAFMKVRSFNLGLGKSVGAQIK